A single region of the Podospora pseudopauciseta strain CBS 411.78 chromosome 1, whole genome shotgun sequence genome encodes:
- a CDS encoding hypothetical protein (EggNog:ENOG503P4GX; COG:S) — protein MPAITSSGARPELAGGGSSALVLEFLCLFTHDLQRKQKRWQDGRLKYHTFNKRVMVYDDRGNAVGDMHWQRDWDFDEGEEIKLDRGGVIVQVQECVGRQNQDLTDLLDKRAKEKEERQSRTATRMAPAAFGLRTPAIPSRVYPAQIAGPRSHHRRLDQVLTPTGHHGRALVPTESPFEQRQRDQETPDANKETPLAKRRKHDDTPPSKLGYAQSLFGASLTLSAVPMSSAPVRRPAASATRMHSGPASSQENDSPAGEPEERECHPSKRRKRDDMPPSKMGYSQSLFGATLNLSAVPMSSAPALRRTTSVARGHTEPPSSQEHGPQPQEPTSGVQEIPVNPSVRAGLSRSTVTAPLLNTRLPPLGSASKPAAKNEAGKAGARQRDVAVEFPAEDTRMNSDPRDSDLSATRNRNAAKYIDRGQIRGQNVAPKPKKPPPVLILDHDDDDDDDDDDMEGGEDDTNLNDKNQAPTQDKDIGESRTLPRNMPKQRSKKPTTKMPFTNAAPATKQAKSSMSTRNSKTKKAQDTGSNLPVEDERAPEGVELTMPPEGPRPQLRIQPRQKRGLLVFNEKGNKSKKPKVRHAQSHAELEYDGEPFVPNPAPMTMSEKDDLFASFVDAPQEAQTVPKPKTPPLLQDVHSLGARHESLANSQASNEDQPSNIRANDDPSLDSNNTFSVPPPAASKTNMMGANDEGTAGLYNAEHSRKRSPGQQRTADLVKDTTQDRGSTIQPPELPRAPTGPIAEPQTSLRYLQDKMTDEEDVSERPRARLPRKKVTLALDESDNDSLPVRKTKKRMTMALDESDDEKPASCQSTSRDISVSEESAGEKRPMRRSNRRTAKAFVRSDDERPPTRQTRSNTTVAVSEESDSEELPQVPVAPRLARLRKSVKSREVIGFIPSSSPVMEVATVAEPRPAPIPTSFPARTPAPLPSSLPPLSPFPGLMDTPPGLEANDMSSLGYSNGPKAPAPGTGIPEPEPVTVPVVQSLQTSRVLPLLPAFESRTDVPSAVRRDNLQPTITSRETLVTESAQAPTPAHLEQSICDFPSGEPPHHHLASAPGADKAGQSAVAHQQTMPSLDTSSTSVSMRPASAKGPNLIAEEAEGVSRSHEAVSHQEVQENPIAVPRDVGVSLVASNNPNGQALQGPPAAPTRPKIANPATRGRKAALKSHAAGQVPQSILPLEPAPVRLTVRPPETARPGAAAGGRPKYKMQLPGFTSAKETAKDSGVDVGPWSREAHDLFGSGRPSEA, from the coding sequence ATGCCCGCCATCACTTCGTCGGGAGCCAGGCCAGAGCTCGCCGGCGGTGGGAGCAGCGCCCTGGTGTTGGAATTTCTCTGTCTCTTCACCCACGACTTGCAACGGAAACAAAAACGATGGCAAGATGGACGCCTCAAGTATCATACCTTCAACAAGCGGGTCATGGTGTACGATGACCGGGGAAACGCTGTGGGCGACATGCACTGGCAGCGAGACTGGGACTTtgacgagggcgaggaaATCAAGCTGGATCGGGGAGGGGTCATTGTGCAGGTTCAGGAGTGTGTTGGACGTCAAAACCAGGATTTGACTGATCTGTTGGACAAAAGagcaaaggaaaaggaggaacGTCAAAGCCGTACGGCGACGAGAATGGCTCCTGCGGCCTTTGGACTACGCACGCCAGCAATTCCATCAAGGGTATATCCAGCTCAAATTGCCGGTCCCCGATCCCATCACAGGCGTCTTGACCAGGTTCTAACTCCGACGGGCCACCATGGACGAGCTCTCGTGCCCACTGAATCACCTTTTGAGCAGCGTCAGCGAGACCAGGAGACTCCTGATGCCAACAAGGAGACTCCCTTGGCGAAAAGGAGGAAACACGACGATACGCCGCCGAGCAAGCTAGGCTACGCCCAGAGTTTGTTTGGTGCTTCCCTCACTCTCTCGGCGGTACCCATGAGCTCAGCCCCTGTCCGGCGGCCTGCGGCATCAGCGACGCGGATGCATTCTGGCCCTGCGTCCTCCCAAGAAAATGATTCACCGGCGGGAGAGCCCGAAGAGCGGGAATGCCACCCGTCAAAGAGGAGAAAACGCGATGACATGCCGCCTAGTAAGATGGGGTATTCCCAGAGTCTGTTTGGCGCCACCCTCAACTTATCAGCTGTCCCTATGAGTTCTGCCCCCGCTCTCCGACGAACTACATCGGTGGCACGAGGGCATACAgaaccaccctcctctcaaGAACATGGGCCACAGCCACAAGAACCGACCAGTGGGGTCCAGGAGATTCCAGTTAACCCTTCTGTACGAGCTGGTCTTTCACGGTCTACTGTAACAGCGCCTCTCTTGAATACTCGTTTACCGCCCTTGGGAAGCGCCTCAAAACCTGCAGCAAAAAACGAGGCTGGTAAGGCCGGCGCAAGACAGAGAGATGTTGCGGTTGAGTTTCCGGCGGAGGATACTCGCATGAATTCTGACCCCAGGGACAGTGATTTATCTGCGACGAGGAACCGAAACGCAGCGAAATATATCGACAGAGGTCAGATCCGTGGCCAGAACGTTGCACCAAAGCCGAAAAAGCCACCTCCGGTGCTAATTCTTGAtcacgatgatgatgatgatgatgatgatgacgatatggagggcggagaggatgacACGAATCTCAACGACAAGAACCAGGCGCCTACACAGGACAAAGATATTGGAGAGAGTCGCACGCTTCCCAGGAACATGCCCAAACAACGTTCCAAGAAGCCCACGACCAAGATGCCCTTCACAAATGCAGCCCCTGCCACGAAACAAGCGAAATCATCGATGAGCACAAGGAACAGCAAAACCAAAAAGGCCCAGGACACTGGCTCTAACCTTCCAGTCGAAGATGAAAGAGCACCTGAGGGTGTTGAACTTACTATGCCACCTGAAGGGCCAAGGCCACAGTTGCGTATCCAACCCCGCCAGAAGCGTGGCCTGCTTGTGTTTAATGAGAAAGGAAACAAGTCCAAAAAGCCCAAAGTACGCCATGCTCAATCCCATGCCGAGTTGGAATACGATGGAGAGCCTTTTGTTCCAAATCCAGCGCCTATGACCATGTCAGAGAAGGACGATCTGTTTGCGTCCTTTGTCGATGCTCCACAAGAGGCACAGACAGTCCCCAAGCCCAAAACACCGCCTCTCCTGCAAGATGTACATAGCTTGGGAGCCAGACACGAGAGCCTGGCAAATTCTCAGGCCAGTAATGAGGATCAGCCATCAAACATTCGGGCCAATGATGACCCATCTCTGGACTCTAACAACACTTTCTCCGTTCCTCCCCCTGCCGCTTCAAAAACCAATATGATGGGAGCCAATGACGAGGGCACTGCAGGCCTTTACAACGCTGAGCACTCAAGAAAGAGATCACCAGGTCAGCAAAGGACGGCCGATTTGGTCAAAGATACCACCCAGGATCGAGGGAGCACCATTCAACCTCCGGAGTTGCCGCGAGCCCCGACAGGACCGATCGCTGAACCGCAAACCAGCCTCAGGTATCTGCAAGACAAAATGACAGATGAAGAGGACGTCAGCGAGAGGCCTCGAGCTCGTCTACCCAGGAAAAAGGTGACATTGGCACTGGATGAAAGTGACAATGACAGCCTGCCAGTTCGCAAAACCAAGAAGCGAATGACAATGGCATTAGACGAAAGTGATGATGAAAAGCCAGCAAGCTGCCAGAGCACCAGCCGAGATATATCGGTATCAGAAGAGAGTGCCGGTGAGAAGAGGCCAATGCGCCGCAGTAACAGACGCACAGCGAAAGCATTTGTTAGAAGCGATGATGAACGCCCGCCTACACGTCAGACCAGGAGCAACACAACAGTAGCAGTTTCGGAAGAGAGCGACAGCGAGGAGCTTCCCCAAGTCCCTGTGGCTCCAAGGCTAGCCAGACTCAGAAAGAGTGTCAAAAGCAGGGAAGTCATTGGCTTCATACCGTCGAGTTCCCCCGTCATGGAGGTGGCTACCGTAGCAGAGCCTCGGCCAGCCCCTATTCCGACTTCTTTTCCAGCTCGTACCCCTGCTCCTCTGCCCTCTTCTTTGCCACCTCTTTCCCCATTTCCCGGTTTGATGGACACACCCCCAGGTCTAGAGGCCAACGATATGAGCTCTCTGGGCTATTCCAACGGCCCGAAGGCTCCCGCACCAGGAACAGGCATCCCCGAACCAGAGCCCGTGACTGTGCCAGTCGTACAAAGTCTACAAACCAGCAGGGTGTTGCCCCTTTTGCCTGCCTTCGAGTCAAGAACAGACGTACCTTCGGCTGTTCGACGGGATAACTTGCAACCTACCATCACAAGCCGGGAAACACTGGTCACGGAGTCTGCCCAAGCTCCCACGCCAGCCCACCTCGAACAATCTATCTGCGATTTCCCAAGCGGCGAGCccccgcaccaccacctcgcttCTGCTCCGGGGGCAGATAAGGCTGGGCAGTCTGCAGTTGCTCATCAGCAGACCATGCCATCGCTCGACACGAGCTCGACTTCTGTATCGATGCGACCAGCTTCTGCCAAGGGACCGAATTTGATTGCAGAGGAAGCGGAGGGTGTCTCAAGGTCACACGAAGCCGTCAGTCATCAAGAGGTGCAGGAGAACCCAATTGCCGTCCCGCGGGATGTTGGGGTTTCTCTGGTTGCATCAAATAACCCCAACGGTCAAGCACTGCAGGGTCCACCTGCTGCTCCTACTAGACCGAAAATCGCAAACCCGGCCACTCGCGGCCGTAAGGCTGCCCTCAAGTCACACGCTGCTGGTCAAGTTCCCCAATCTATTCTACCGTTGGAACCCGCCCCTGTACGGCTGACTGTGCGGCCACCTGAGACAGCACGGCCCGGAGCAGCCGCTGGCGGGCGCCCTAAATATAAGATGCAGCTACCGGGCTTTACCTCGGCGAAGGAGACAGCAAAGGACTCTGGGGTGGACGTAGGGCCTTGGAGCAGGGAGGCCCATGACCTCTTCGGGAGTGGCCGACCTTCTGAGGCTTAG